The Leadbetterella byssophila DSM 17132 DNA window ACCTATTGGGCACTGAAATTAGTCCAGAGGTAATTGATAGTTTACCCTTGGCATCAGGTAAGAATTTCAGGCCACCTTTGTATTTGGAGGCTGTAAAATTTATAGCAGCTGTTGAAAAACTGACAATGAGACCTTGGAGAAAGTTCGACAATATTGAAAAGGTATCAAGTCAGCCTACTGGTCAAATCAATTGGACAAAATATATAAACAACGAATTCAAAGTAGAAAACAGGTTAAAATTTCCAGCAAGAACAAATGTGTTGAGTGAATTTCATTCTGAATATTCGGAAATTAGATATGTCTTTGACATTTGTAAAAGTGAATTACTTTCAGCCAATACACCGCAGAGAATTAAGAATACTTTGCGAACCAAATTGAGTTTCCTTGAAGAACGATTATATCATCATAAACCAAAAGATACCAATAAAATCACAATCCTATTTTCCGATAGTCCAACTGTGAAAGCCTGCAAAGAACAAGCTAATAAGATTTTAAACTTTAACCTTGTAGACAGCACAGCTTGGCGGGTGGACTTTTCAGATGTATTCGAGAAATTTATTCAACATATTTTCAAAGAAGTTGCAAAAGAGACTGGAGGTCTGATTTATTCAAACTTTAAGTTTCATTCTAGGACATCGAAACATTACTCCTGGGAACTCAAACACATCGAGCCAGACGCAATCTTTCAAAAAGAAAATGTTTTGGTGTTTATTGATGCCAAATACAAATCGAATTTATATAACAAGTTTGACCAAAGTGAAGTACTTAAAGAAGACCATAGACACGACTTGCATCAAATAATGGCCTACTCTTCATTCAGTAAGACAGATTTTAAATTCGGTTTTTTGTGTTACCCTTCAGACCAAATTGAATTAAAAACACTTCACTACAAAAACGGAATAAACGAAGCGACAAACACAATATTGATTTTAGGAGTGCCATTAAAGAAGGACAGCATCAACGAGGTAAAAAGACTATTGACAAATGAACTTAATCAAATTGAAAGAAGAACAACGACCCGGTAACATGCGTTTGGCGTCATGCGGGGTGAAGTGCTTAAATTCAAGTTCTGTTTTCCAATTGGGCTTTAGTGCTGTGCTGACAGTTTTGTGCTCCGAAATCCCGCACGAACGCCAAGCGCAAAAACGCTAGCGGTAATTTTAACAGACACTTCTCAATGACAAAAAGGACAACAATTTTAATAGGTTTCATAGGACTTAAATTCTTGCTGCAATTTTTGCTATTAAGCAGTGAATATGACTTGCAACGAGACGAATATTTGCATCTTGACCAAGCAAATCATTTGGCTTGGGGTTATCTTTCGGTCCCACCCTTTACATCTTGGACATCTTATATTATTCAATTACTTGGCAATTCAATTTTTTGGATTAAGTTCTTCCCAGCCTTGTATGGGGCATTGACAATTTATATCGTTTGGAAAGCCATAGAAGAATTAAATGGAAATCTTTTTGCATTGATTTTAGGGGCAACTTGTGTTTTATTTTCTGCTCTTTTGCGATTGAATACTTTATATCAACCCAACTCATTTGACGTACTAAGTTGGACAGTTTTATACTTTATATTGCTAAAATATATCAAAACAAATGATTTCAAGTGGCTTTGTATAGGAGCAATAGCTTTTGCAATTGGCTTTTTAAATAAGTACAACATTGTTTTTTTATTAATTGGACTAGTACCTTCATTATTGATTACGGAGCATAGGAAAATATTTTTAAAACCCACTTTGTATTTTGCCATTTTATTAGGTTTGGTTTTAGTCTTGCCTAATCTTGTTTGGCAATACAATAATAATTTCCCAGTCTTACACCATTTAAAAGAATTGGCAGAAACGCAATTAGTAAATGTAAATAGATTTGATTTTTTGAAAAATCAGTTGCTCTTTTTCTTAGGTTCACTAATAGTAATCTTTGCATCATTCTATGCATTGCTTTTTTACACGCCTTTCAACAAGTATAGACTATTTTTTTTCTCTATCCTCTTTACTTTAATAGCTTTTATTTACTTTAAGGCAAAAGACTATTATGCTATTGGCATTTATCCAATTTACATTGCTTTTGGTTCTGTTTATATTGCAGATATTTTAAAAGATGGTTGGAGTAAATATTTACAACCAGTTGCAATTGCTGTTCCCTTACTAATATTTATTCCCATTTTTAATGTTGCGTTTCCTAATAAAAGCCCAGAATACATTGTTCAACATCCAGAAAACTACAAAAAATTAGGTTTACTGCGTTGGGAAGATGGCAAAGACCATTTATTGCCACAAGATTTTGCAGATATGCTTGGTTGGAAAGAATTAGCACAGAAAGTAGATAGCATTTATTTAAGATTACCTAACAAAAATAATACGCTTATTCTTTGCGATAATTATGGACAGGCAGGGGCAATAAATTATTATACAAGCCAAGAAATACAAGCAGTTTCTTTCAATGCTGACTACATAGATTGGTTTGATTTAAATAAAAAATATGAAAACTTAATTAGAGTTAAGGAAGCAGAAGAAGTAAATTTAGAATTACAAGAAACATCTCCCTTTTTTCAAAATTCAACCCTTGCAACCTCAATAACTAATCAATATGCAAGAGAGTTTGGGACAGGGATATTTCTTTTTACAGGTGCAAAAATTGACATTAGACAAAGAATTAAAGATGAAATTGCCGAAAAGAAAAACTACCGCTAACAGCCGTTTGCCGCAATGGGGGCTGACGTGGTTAAATCAAGTGCAGTGCTTCTATCAACATTTGTGCTTGGTTGACAGTGAAGTGCTCCGAAATCCCCCACTGCGGCAAGCGGCAAAACGTTAGGCACAATTATTACGAAACAGTTTCCGATATGACACAGTACATAAAATACTTCTTGTTGACATTTTCCATTTTCTCTGCTACTTACTGTTTTGCTCAAAATGACACAGCAAAATGGAACAAAAAAGTAGAAGAAAAGCATCTCAAAAACCGTCAAGACAGTTCAACATGGGACGCAGAACTGTTGCGGCGAGACATAGAAGCCAATAAGGAAAGAGTAGCAAAACCTATCAGATACGGAGCATTTCCGGTTCCCAAATATGAATTACTTGGAAAGGAAAGTTTTAAAGGAGTTGGAAATGGAGGTAATTTCTCGGGCATAGACGTCGATGGGAAAAAAATTCTCTACTCCTACTTTCTTGTAAATAAAAATAGTTTTACTCAAAAGTTTGTGGGCGACAAACCGAACGAAGTTTTTTTTACAATTATCACTCTGACAAATTTTATTGATACCATAAACTACTCCCATGCAGGAGTTCAAATTATTTCAAGAAATAATCCGGATTACATAGGACAAGGTTTTTTTAAAACAAAAAGTGACGAAATAGATTATACCGCATTCCTTACTGCTAATAGAGACGAATACGCAATTGTCAACATGAGACTGTTTAATTTAAAAAATGGCAGGATTATATTGATTGCACCACAGAAAGATGGTTCGTTGAGGTCTATGCAAATTAATCCACCAATTTTGGACGATAAGGAATTGCCAAACTATATCGATAAAATCTTAAAACAAGAGGACATCAAACATTTTTTTACTGATGTAAATAACATATAACTGTGCCTAACACGGGTTTTGCGTCAGGCGGGCTGACGTATAAACTTGGAGCTTAGTGCTTCTAATGAACATTAGTAATAAACTTAAACTTTGTGCTCCAAAACCCGCCCGAACGCAAAGCCCGAAAACGTTACCTGCAATATTAAAAAAAAACGTATCATGAATTTTGACAGAACGAAATATAAAGTATATACTTGGAAAAATTGGATGATGTTACATTGGATTTTAAATCCAGGATTGATAATAAATGAATTAATTCTAGGTCAAAGAGTTCCTAAAGTCACTTTAGAAGAAAGAACTTCAAATAAGTCAAGATTTGAACGAGGTATTGTACCTTGTCCACATTGTGAAACTCTACATGATGGAAGAACTTGGTCTACAGAAAATGGCACTGCATTTAAAAATTGGTTTGGTCTTTATTGTAATAAATGTGGTAAAATTATTCCTTGTTTGATTAATGTTTTTAGCTTTTTAGTTTTGATATTAACCTATCCGATTTGGGGATGGTTTAAAAATAAAATGAAAAAAAATTGGCTAGAAAAACAACCACAAAGGTTTAAAAATATAAAATTTGAAAAAGTCCCAAATCCTTATGACAAAAAAAGCTGGATTAAAACAGGATTAGGCTGGGGATTATTTATGTTTATTATGATTTCTATAGTTTTTCCTTTATTTGATGGTAGCGAAATAAATATAAAAACAATACTAATAGGTGTTGTAATTTGGACTATTTCAGGCTTATTATTTGGATATACTATGAAATTATTTTTCAATGCAACGATAAATAAACAATCAAAATAATACTGCAGGTAACAAGGTATTAATAAAAGTCTTATTATAGTGCATTGATTTTCAGTTAATTTACCTACTATTTCAAATTGTAGGTACAACATAAGTACAACTTTTAGAGGTATATATTTTATACCTTTCAAAGCAAGGGTTTTCACTATAAAAATCCTTGCTTTTTTTATTTGTTTTCCTGTCAATTTTTCGTCCGTTCTACCATACCGATTGCAGTCCTGCCCTTTGCTTTTTCCTGTTTTCGGTGCGTTAGCACTGTATTGCATTGTATTTCAACACCTTGTGTATTGTCTATAAAATTGTATAGAGTGAACTTTGTAAATGCGTACGCAACGTATTTATTAACTCATAAAATTTAAGAAAATGGCAAGACAAAAAGGCTTAATGAAGTATGTCGGAACGATAGGCGATGTCCGACACTTCAAAATAAAAGGTCAACAAGGATTTTTCGCCGGAATGGTTGGCGGACCAACCGCAGAACAGGTAAAGACCGCCCCCGAATTTGAGCGAACTCGTGAAAATATGAATGAGTTTGGCGGTTGTGCAAGAGCTGGGAAGTAGGTAAGAACTGCCCTATCTGCATTGATGTCAAAAATGGCGGACAGTCAAGTTGCAGGACGTTTAACGTCCGTAATGAAAAAAATCAATCTCGAAGACGGTACAGAAGCTAGGGGTTACAGAAAGGTTGAGATTTCAACGCAAAGAAACTATTTGTTAGGCTTTGAGTTTGACAAAAAACTTTCTTTAAGCGGTGTATTCAATGCTTCGTATGATGTTACCCATACCACATGCAGAGATAGTGCAGATTTTACGGTAGCACCGTTTAACCCTGCTGATTTGGTTTCTGCACCGTCTGGGGCTACTCACTTCCGTTTAATCAATGCTTTGGCGGTGGTTTCGGATTTTGTGTACAATGCTACAACAGGAACGTATGAGCCTGACGACATCGCAAACAACGAATTGAGCGTAATTGAATATTCGCCTTACATTCCGTTAGATACAGCTTTTGCAGGTTCTACATTAACGGCTACGTTTCCAACTGCTCCGACTTTGGGAACGAATGTAACCGTTATCCAATGTATCGGTATCGAGTTCTTTCAGGAAGTGAACGGCAACTACTATTCTTTTGCTTCAGGCAACTGCCTGAAAATTGAAGATGCGTTTTAAGAACCAACAAACGAAAGCCCCTCGCAATGCTTGGGGCTTTTATTTCTAACCTTTAAAATAAATCTTCGATGAGAACAAAAATTTTAAGAGTAGCCGAAGGCAAGCAAAGCACATTAAGCCAATTATATATTGATGATGTGTTTCAATACTACCTTTTAGAAGACAAGATAAGAGCCGTTAAGATACCAAAGCAAACCGCAATTCCAACAGGAAACTATACCCTGCGTTTGAATACTTGGGGCGGAATGAATGCCGAGTATCGGCAGAAATTCCCAAAGCTCCACAAAGGTATGATTGAGATTAACGGCTTACCGAATTTCAGTTTTTTGTATATCCATATCGGGAACACATACACCGATACCGCAGGTTGTCCGTTGTGTGGTTTCGGCTTCGAGCTTGTAAATGGCGACTATCAAGTTTTACGCAGTAGAGATGCTTACCAAATGATTTACCCAAAGTTGTTAGCAATAGCACAAGGCAGTGAAAAAGGTATCTGCATTGAAAACAATTTCCAATTTTAAAAACGTATGTCAATGGAAAATGCAATCACATTAAACATAGTGTTCGGCTCTTTGATTAGTATGCTGTTGGCGATTGTCGCTTACTTCATTAAACAGCTCCATTCCGATTTTAAGAAAATGGAAAAGGATTTAACGGAAGTAAAAACAATGGCGTTGCTGATAAAAACAGAGTTTAAAAACAGTTATGATTTGCTTAATCACAAAGTGGATTATCTGGAACACCGGGTAAACAATTTAGAACAAATCATTTTAAAAAATTTCAACAATGAAAAGCAATAGTTTAAACATCGTAGAGCGTGTAACAGCTCCCACACCTAAATGGTTTAAAATTATCCGTACTATCGGTATTACATTAACAGCCGTAGGCGGTGCTATCTTAACTGCTCCGGTGGCGTTGCCCACCACTATCGTAACCGTAGCCGGTTACGTGTTATTGGGCGGAACGGTAGCGACTGCCATAGCCCAGACCGCAATGCAGACCGAAGACAATGAACCAAAAGACAAACAAGATCCTGAATAATCGGGTTTATGTTTGCGTGTTTTAATCCTGTCCGTTTGGGCAGGTTTTTTTGTTGCACCTGTTTACGCTGTATTTATAAACGGTGCTTTTATGTCGCCTTTATATGTGGCTAATGGTGCGAGTATCGGGCAATCGGCGGGAACTGTAAAGGCAAAAGAGCGTAGCCCAAAAGGCTACTGCTTTAAATGCCTTGCAATGTAAATGTGTTTGAGTTCCGAAATCAAAAGCAACTGTTCGTGTATGTGCTTTTCTCGTTGCTCCAATGTTTTGACTTTGCGAATGTCATTTCTAAACACCTTTTCTCTGCCCTTTAAATGGCTTGCCTGTTCAGAAACGAATTTTTTAAAATCGCCTATCCGAATGTAGGGAATGACAGAACCGATAAGGAACGGATAAAAGGCTTTTGTTTTCCATAGCCCAAATAATAGACTGCGGTAAACGTCCAATTCTTCCGCATTACGGCAGGAAATAACAAAACAATTCGGGCAAGGCACATCTAACGGCTTACCACTGTTTAAGCCTTTGGATAAGGCGTAAAATTCAAATCCCGACTTTTGATTTTTTGGGTTGTAAGTATAGATTTTAACAGTTTTCATATCGCACCACTTTTGAGATTAGCTCCGTTCCTTTCGTTGCTGTGGCTGAAAACCAAAACTTTTTTACAAAGAAAAAAACAGAAAAAAAAGAAAGCCATTCATCAGGTGGCGGGGCAAAAAATCCAAAAGGAAACGGAATAAGTCCCGAAGGGTGGCAAGGCAATGAAAATTAACTTGCGAAGCACCTTATTTGCCTTGACATTATGCCGTAGTCTTTTGGATTTTTTTGGTGCGGTGGGCTTGTGCGAAGCCACCTACCTTTGCTTTCCTTTTTATTCTTTTTTCTTTTGGAAAATGTCTATTGACTTCCTTTTATTCCTTTGAAAAATCGCCTTTGAGGGTTGGCAATGGGGCAAACACTTCGCAGTAAAAAATAAAGCATACCATATTTTGAAGCGTGGGAAAAAAGCAAGGGTATAAGGTACGCAATACGCTTGCTGTGCGGTGCTGAAATAAGGTGTGCAGGGAATGGAACGGAATAAATGCAGGTAGATTTGGCTTTCGCCTACCGGAATGCAATGAAGTGAAATGACTAAACACTTTATTCAGCACATCGGCAAAACAACAAATCAATGCTTTACTTTTTTACTGCACCGCTGAAATGGGTGGTGGGGTGCTGTGGCTCAATGGGTGGGTGCGGTTGGAAAAAAAAATACGGCTTCTGAACCCCGAAAAATATCAGCGTTGGCATTTGTGCGGTGGGATATTTTTTCGGGGTGAAGACTATGGTATTGGATATTTTACATAATGTTATTATAGGACAGCCTGTGCGGTTGGATGCTTGCATAAGCAAGGGAAAAGGCTGTGCGAAGCGAACCTATAATGCCACATTATGTAACTTAGCTTCCGACGTTTTGCATACTGGCATAAACGGAACGGTGGTGGTGGTTGGAGTGAAGTGTCTTTTTGCTTTGTTTTTTTTTTCGCATTGGTACAGATCTTTGCAACCGCAGGAACGAGGATGGCAATGTGCTGTTGTGCGTTGGCAAAAAACAACGCAAAAAGTATGACAGATGCAAACGGCGGCAATGCCATAGAAGACAGGCGAAGCGTTGGACTTGTGCGGTGGCTGCCTGGCTAAAGCCGTATTTTTTTGTGCGTTGGCTGGGTGGATTAAAAATTATTTGCCGTTTATCTACACATCTAATGTTTTCTTTGAAATATCGTAATAGTTTCCTACACAATATGCTGTGTTATCTAATTCATCAGAAATCATTGAAGTTGTAAAAATAATTTGGTGCTCGACTGTTGCTTTTTCTGAAAGTTGGGTTATAAGATTTTGAAAGTTTTGTGTTCTTTCCTTTTCCATTCCTTTGTCCTCCATATTATCACAAAGAATAAGTCTTGGGTATCTGAAAAAGTTAAGTTCAAGACTTGCAAAGAAGATTGCAAATAGAATGGCATTCTTAAAATATATTTTTGAACTCGCAGAAAAATTATTACTCTCATCTAAAGAGTATGTATCCTTGTAAAAATCAATTTCTACACGTTTGCCGTGTTTAAACTCTGCTTGTCGTTCAAGGTCATTCTTCAAAATATAAAGTGTAATTTCCTTTATTTTGGATAACGCTGTTTGTTGACGGTTTTGTTGTATTTGTTCTTTTTGCTTAATCTCTAATGAATGACTTTTAATCAAAGCTTGTAACTCTACTATTTCTCTTTTTAATGCTTCTAAAATTTCTACGCTTTTAATCTGTTGGGACAAATATTCATTTTTCCGCTCTAAAGAACCTTTTTCTATGAGTAAATTATCTATTGTTTGGTCTCGGGTAGATTGATTATTTTCAACAACAATATCAAGTTCTCTTTGTAAAGCTCTTGCCGTTTCTAATTGTTTGGGAAGAGAAGTTGTTAATTCTAACAATTTTAATTTCTTATCGTGAAGCAAACTCTTCGATTCTTTTACCTGCAATTCCATTTCTTGAAGAAGCCTTTTGGCATTAGCTTTTTCTGCTTCCTCGACCAAAGGTTCTTTACATAAATGGCAATTTCCCTCTTGAACATCGGATTTGAGTTCACTTAAACATTGGGGACAATGGGTTAATGGTAATTCTCCCAACACTTGTTTAGTTAAAAGAGAATTATTTAATTCTGTAATTCTTTTCTCCAAAGTAGAAACAAATAGAGTCGAATCTGCAATTTCTACTTCATATTGATTGATTAAAGACTTCGTATTGCGAACTTCATTTTTTATAGATGACAGGTCGCTTTGTAATTTTTCAACGCTTAACTCGGTTCTTTTTGTTGCTACTATTCTTATCTTTTGCCTAATATCAACAATACTTGCGTTTATGGCTTCGATTGCCTTTGTTGTTGTATTGATTTCTTTTACAATACTATCAACTGTTTTAAAGCCACCCGATTCTGAAAAAACTTTATTCAAACTATTAAATTCACGTTCCTTATCATCTAAGTTTTTAGATGCCTGTTTTAGTTCTAATCTTAGATTATACAAGCTATCATCGTAAAATCCTAATAGTATTTCAGCTATTGCTTCTCTTGTTAGTGGCAAATCAAATCTTTCAAATCTAAATAGACTTTGGGTAGGTGTATCTTGGTCAATGTATAGTAACCTTAAAATTTGATGTATAGTAAGGTTACTGTCTGTAACATTTTTTACTTCGGGGAAATCTAAAGCATTAAATAAAACACTTGAGAAACTGATTTGATTAGATGTTTGTTTGTACGGATAAGTTTGCCAATTAAGTGAATCTTTTGTTGAACTTTCATAACTTCCCCAAAATATACT harbors:
- a CDS encoding DUF5675 family protein, encoding MRTKILRVAEGKQSTLSQLYIDDVFQYYLLEDKIRAVKIPKQTAIPTGNYTLRLNTWGGMNAEYRQKFPKLHKGMIEINGLPNFSFLYIHIGNTYTDTAGCPLCGFGFELVNGDYQVLRSRDAYQMIYPKLLAIAQGSEKGICIENNFQF
- a CDS encoding DUF6943 family protein codes for the protein MKTVKIYTYNPKNQKSGFEFYALSKGLNSGKPLDVPCPNCFVISCRNAEELDVYRSLLFGLWKTKAFYPFLIGSVIPYIRIGDFKKFVSEQASHLKGREKVFRNDIRKVKTLEQREKHIHEQLLLISELKHIYIARHLKQ
- a CDS encoding AAA family ATPase encodes the protein MIIRTHSNKIAYDQLFHKGVNIIRGKNSSGKSTIANFIYFILGGDFSNWTTEALKCKDVIAEVEINGASITLKRNVVQGGLQPMSIFWGSYESSTKDSLNWQTYPYKQTSNQISFSSVLFNALDFPEVKNVTDSNLTIHQILRLLYIDQDTPTQSLFRFERFDLPLTREAIAEILLGFYDDSLYNLRLELKQASKNLDDKEREFNSLNKVFSESGGFKTVDSIVKEINTTTKAIEAINASIVDIRQKIRIVATKRTELSVEKLQSDLSSIKNEVRNTKSLINQYEVEIADSTLFVSTLEKRITELNNSLLTKQVLGELPLTHCPQCLSELKSDVQEGNCHLCKEPLVEEAEKANAKRLLQEMELQVKESKSLLHDKKLKLLELTTSLPKQLETARALQRELDIVVENNQSTRDQTIDNLLIEKGSLERKNEYLSQQIKSVEILEALKREIVELQALIKSHSLEIKQKEQIQQNRQQTALSKIKEITLYILKNDLERQAEFKHGKRVEIDFYKDTYSLDESNNFSASSKIYFKNAILFAIFFASLELNFFRYPRLILCDNMEDKGMEKERTQNFQNLITQLSEKATVEHQIIFTTSMISDELDNTAYCVGNYYDISKKTLDV
- a CDS encoding glycosyltransferase family 39 protein, whose protein sequence is MTKRTTILIGFIGLKFLLQFLLLSSEYDLQRDEYLHLDQANHLAWGYLSVPPFTSWTSYIIQLLGNSIFWIKFFPALYGALTIYIVWKAIEELNGNLFALILGATCVLFSALLRLNTLYQPNSFDVLSWTVLYFILLKYIKTNDFKWLCIGAIAFAIGFLNKYNIVFLLIGLVPSLLITEHRKIFLKPTLYFAILLGLVLVLPNLVWQYNNNFPVLHHLKELAETQLVNVNRFDFLKNQLLFFLGSLIVIFASFYALLFYTPFNKYRLFFFSILFTLIAFIYFKAKDYYAIGIYPIYIAFGSVYIADILKDGWSKYLQPVAIAVPLLIFIPIFNVAFPNKSPEYIVQHPENYKKLGLLRWEDGKDHLLPQDFADMLGWKELAQKVDSIYLRLPNKNNTLILCDNYGQAGAINYYTSQEIQAVSFNADYIDWFDLNKKYENLIRVKEAEEVNLELQETSPFFQNSTLATSITNQYAREFGTGIFLFTGAKIDIRQRIKDEIAEKKNYR